Proteins co-encoded in one Acanthopagrus latus isolate v.2019 chromosome 10, fAcaLat1.1, whole genome shotgun sequence genomic window:
- the LOC119027229 gene encoding transmembrane protein 151B isoform X4 has product MCVKLTWIYIFLRCAFFSRLLSGLFSRTTLCSLLSATCCFSALMQRPVQQSLASSLCRESHWKCLLLTLLMYGCFATLAWCALCRVPVLGSSSVPIRSDDNATSAAYYDIQHMESPCSTGYIYIPLAFLAMLYVVYLVECWHCFSKTAMLAHAEFQEVYERVQRLQQATPCIWWKAISYHYVRRTRQVTRYRNGDAYTTTQVYHERVNTHASSSEFDYARYGVKDVSKELLDLQLHPAVRLRFTKCFSFSSARAEAAYLTQRARFFGENEGLDDYMEAREGMHLKNVDFREHILAFPDPAHQPWFSRHRVFWLASAFLLSWPLRVVSEYRTAYVHYHVEKLFGEDEDGGGGGGGGGGPGGRADGVEGGTENGIHPGGIGIGIGLNGTSYRAISRVNTVDMTELEWHIRCNQQMVPSYSEALLMDMDTSGGSNPTASTPISGPPCTTPSQGPNPPPLALPVVFNSAYLLQSCPRCRRTTSSSSLPSRLRAPMGTTALLNATVAGIRAAGQGGGGIGGRLVLSRSGFSLGRLGGGRHNSLFHSRSMGGGLGGSREDGGAGGGGGGGGSSGGGGSGGGGSGGGGGFLGLGSRQDNEETRGVLEGEGDEEEEQEEEEEEARRREDGGRGGRERDEEAEQDSGGGVEVRDGGGGGRERPPSYQDAFFFPVLIIHGEESCHAGDDM; this is encoded by the exons ATGTGTGTCAAACTTActtggatttacatttttttgaggTGTGCCTTCTTTAGCAGGCTGCTGTCGGGCCTGTTCAGCAGAACGACGCTCTGCTCCCTGTTGAGTGCTACGTGCTGCTTCTCTGCACTGATG CAGCGGCCAGTGCAGCAGTCTCTGGCCTCCTCCCTGTGCCGGGAGTCCCACTGGAAGTGCCTCCTCCTGACCCTCCTCATGTACGGCTGCTTCGCCACGCTCGCCTGGTGCGCCCTGTGCCGCGTACCCGTCCTCGGCTCCTCCTCCGTGCCTATCCGATCCGACGACAACGCCACCTCGGCGGCCTACTATGACATCCAGCACATGGAGAGTCCGTGCTCCACCGGCTACATCTACATCCCTCTGGCCTTCCTGGCCATGCTGTATGTGGTTTACTTGGTGGAGTGTTGGCACTGCTTCTCCAAGACGGCAATGCTGGCTCATGCCGAATTCCAA GAGGTGTACGAGCGCGTGCAGAGGCTTCAGCAGGCCACGCCCTGCATCTGGTGGAAGGCCATCAGCTATCACTACGTGAGGAGGACCAGACAGGTGACGAGGTACCGCAACGGAGACGCCTACACGACCACGCAG GTCTACCACGAGCGGGTCAACACTCATGCTTCCAGTTCAGAGTTCGACTACGCTCGCTACGGTGTCAAGGACGTATCGAAGGAGCTGCTGGATCTGCAGCTGCACCCTGCTGTTCGCCTCCGCTTCACCAAGTGTTTCAG CTTCTCCAGTGCTCGTGCTGAAGCTGCCTACCTCACCCAG CGAGCGCGCTTCTTCGGGGAGAATGAGGGGCTGGACGACTACATGGAGGCGAGGGAGGGGATGCATTTGAAGAACGTGGATTTCCGTGAACACATCCTGGCGTTCCCAGATCCTGCGCACCAGCCGTGGTTTTCCAGGCACAGGGTCTTCTGGCTGGCTTCTGCTTTCCTGCTGTCCTGGCCTCTGCGGGTCGTGTCAGAATATCGCACAGCATATGTCCACTACCACGTGGAGAAGCTGTTCGGGGAGGACGAGGATGGTGGCGgcggaggagggggtggaggagggccGGGTGGCAGAGCAGATGGGGTCGAAGGGGGAACTGAGAATGGAATCCACCCGGGAGGAATTGGGATTGGAATTGGTCTAAATGGGACGAGTTACAGAGCCATCTCCCGGGTCAACACGGTGGACATGACAGAACTGGAGTGGCACATTCGTTGTAACCAACAGATGGTGCCGAGCTACTCTGAAGCCCTCCTTATGGACATGGACACAAGTGGGGGGTCAAACCCTACAGCCTCCACGCCCATCTCCGGGCCCCCGTGCACCACCCCGAGCCAGGGGCCCAACCCGCCTCCTCTGGCTCTGCCCGTGGTGTTCAACTCGGCTTACCTCCTCCAGAGCTGTCCCCGATGCCGGAGAACCACATCAAGTTCCAGTCTTCCCTCCAGGCTAAGGGCCCCGATGGGAACCACAGCCCTCCTGAACGCCACCGTGGCAGGCATCAGGGCGGCGGGGCAGGGGGGCGGAGGTATCGGAGGGAGGCTGGTGCTCAGTCGGAGCGGATTCTCCCTCGGGAGACTCGGAGGAGGGCGCCACAACAGCCTGTTTCATTCCAGAAGCATGGGAGGAGGGTTGGGAGGAAGCAGGGAGGacggaggagcaggaggaggaggaggaggaggaggcagcagcggAGGAGGTGGAAGTGGAGGCGGAGGtagtggaggaggtgggggattCCTCGGGTTGGGTTCCAGACAGGACAATGAGGAGACCAGGGGAGTGCTagaaggagaaggagacgaggaagaggagcaggaggaggaagaggaggaggcgaggaggagggaagacggcggaagaggaggcagggagagggatGAAGAAGCAGAGCAAGACAGCGGAGGAGGAGTCGAGGTGAGAGACGGTggcgggggagggagggagcgtcCTCCATCCTACCAGGACGCGTTCTTCTTCCCCGTCCTCATCATCCAcggagaggagagctgccacGCCGGAGACGACATGTGA
- the LOC119027229 gene encoding transmembrane protein 151B isoform X2 — protein sequence MINHPPLSSHTSNTCYASSEVLISRLNHYDSRWSTEQTADLLHRCVRIRTFEGMCVKLTWIYIFLRCAFFSRLLSGLFSRTTLCSLLSATCCFSALMRPVQQSLASSLCRESHWKCLLLTLLMYGCFATLAWCALCRVPVLGSSSVPIRSDDNATSAAYYDIQHMESPCSTGYIYIPLAFLAMLYVVYLVECWHCFSKTAMLAHAEFQEVYERVQRLQQATPCIWWKAISYHYVRRTRQVTRYRNGDAYTTTQVYHERVNTHASSSEFDYARYGVKDVSKELLDLQLHPAVRLRFTKCFSFSSARAEAAYLTQRARFFGENEGLDDYMEAREGMHLKNVDFREHILAFPDPAHQPWFSRHRVFWLASAFLLSWPLRVVSEYRTAYVHYHVEKLFGEDEDGGGGGGGGGGPGGRADGVEGGTENGIHPGGIGIGIGLNGTSYRAISRVNTVDMTELEWHIRCNQQMVPSYSEALLMDMDTSGGSNPTASTPISGPPCTTPSQGPNPPPLALPVVFNSAYLLQSCPRCRRTTSSSSLPSRLRAPMGTTALLNATVAGIRAAGQGGGGIGGRLVLSRSGFSLGRLGGGRHNSLFHSRSMGGGLGGSREDGGAGGGGGGGGSSGGGGSGGGGSGGGGGFLGLGSRQDNEETRGVLEGEGDEEEEQEEEEEEARRREDGGRGGRERDEEAEQDSGGGVEVRDGGGGGRERPPSYQDAFFFPVLIIHGEESCHAGDDM from the exons ACAGCCGCTGGAGTacagaacaaacagctgatcttCTGCACAGGTGCGTAAGAATACGGACGTTTGAGGGAATGTGTGTCAAACTTActtggatttacatttttttgaggTGTGCCTTCTTTAGCAGGCTGCTGTCGGGCCTGTTCAGCAGAACGACGCTCTGCTCCCTGTTGAGTGCTACGTGCTGCTTCTCTGCACTGATG CGGCCAGTGCAGCAGTCTCTGGCCTCCTCCCTGTGCCGGGAGTCCCACTGGAAGTGCCTCCTCCTGACCCTCCTCATGTACGGCTGCTTCGCCACGCTCGCCTGGTGCGCCCTGTGCCGCGTACCCGTCCTCGGCTCCTCCTCCGTGCCTATCCGATCCGACGACAACGCCACCTCGGCGGCCTACTATGACATCCAGCACATGGAGAGTCCGTGCTCCACCGGCTACATCTACATCCCTCTGGCCTTCCTGGCCATGCTGTATGTGGTTTACTTGGTGGAGTGTTGGCACTGCTTCTCCAAGACGGCAATGCTGGCTCATGCCGAATTCCAA GAGGTGTACGAGCGCGTGCAGAGGCTTCAGCAGGCCACGCCCTGCATCTGGTGGAAGGCCATCAGCTATCACTACGTGAGGAGGACCAGACAGGTGACGAGGTACCGCAACGGAGACGCCTACACGACCACGCAG GTCTACCACGAGCGGGTCAACACTCATGCTTCCAGTTCAGAGTTCGACTACGCTCGCTACGGTGTCAAGGACGTATCGAAGGAGCTGCTGGATCTGCAGCTGCACCCTGCTGTTCGCCTCCGCTTCACCAAGTGTTTCAG CTTCTCCAGTGCTCGTGCTGAAGCTGCCTACCTCACCCAG CGAGCGCGCTTCTTCGGGGAGAATGAGGGGCTGGACGACTACATGGAGGCGAGGGAGGGGATGCATTTGAAGAACGTGGATTTCCGTGAACACATCCTGGCGTTCCCAGATCCTGCGCACCAGCCGTGGTTTTCCAGGCACAGGGTCTTCTGGCTGGCTTCTGCTTTCCTGCTGTCCTGGCCTCTGCGGGTCGTGTCAGAATATCGCACAGCATATGTCCACTACCACGTGGAGAAGCTGTTCGGGGAGGACGAGGATGGTGGCGgcggaggagggggtggaggagggccGGGTGGCAGAGCAGATGGGGTCGAAGGGGGAACTGAGAATGGAATCCACCCGGGAGGAATTGGGATTGGAATTGGTCTAAATGGGACGAGTTACAGAGCCATCTCCCGGGTCAACACGGTGGACATGACAGAACTGGAGTGGCACATTCGTTGTAACCAACAGATGGTGCCGAGCTACTCTGAAGCCCTCCTTATGGACATGGACACAAGTGGGGGGTCAAACCCTACAGCCTCCACGCCCATCTCCGGGCCCCCGTGCACCACCCCGAGCCAGGGGCCCAACCCGCCTCCTCTGGCTCTGCCCGTGGTGTTCAACTCGGCTTACCTCCTCCAGAGCTGTCCCCGATGCCGGAGAACCACATCAAGTTCCAGTCTTCCCTCCAGGCTAAGGGCCCCGATGGGAACCACAGCCCTCCTGAACGCCACCGTGGCAGGCATCAGGGCGGCGGGGCAGGGGGGCGGAGGTATCGGAGGGAGGCTGGTGCTCAGTCGGAGCGGATTCTCCCTCGGGAGACTCGGAGGAGGGCGCCACAACAGCCTGTTTCATTCCAGAAGCATGGGAGGAGGGTTGGGAGGAAGCAGGGAGGacggaggagcaggaggaggaggaggaggaggaggcagcagcggAGGAGGTGGAAGTGGAGGCGGAGGtagtggaggaggtgggggattCCTCGGGTTGGGTTCCAGACAGGACAATGAGGAGACCAGGGGAGTGCTagaaggagaaggagacgaggaagaggagcaggaggaggaagaggaggaggcgaggaggagggaagacggcggaagaggaggcagggagagggatGAAGAAGCAGAGCAAGACAGCGGAGGAGGAGTCGAGGTGAGAGACGGTggcgggggagggagggagcgtcCTCCATCCTACCAGGACGCGTTCTTCTTCCCCGTCCTCATCATCCAcggagaggagagctgccacGCCGGAGACGACATGTGA
- the LOC119027229 gene encoding transmembrane protein 151B isoform X1, whose product MINHPPLSSHTSNTCYASSEVLISRLNHYDSRWSTEQTADLLHRCVRIRTFEGMCVKLTWIYIFLRCAFFSRLLSGLFSRTTLCSLLSATCCFSALMQRPVQQSLASSLCRESHWKCLLLTLLMYGCFATLAWCALCRVPVLGSSSVPIRSDDNATSAAYYDIQHMESPCSTGYIYIPLAFLAMLYVVYLVECWHCFSKTAMLAHAEFQEVYERVQRLQQATPCIWWKAISYHYVRRTRQVTRYRNGDAYTTTQVYHERVNTHASSSEFDYARYGVKDVSKELLDLQLHPAVRLRFTKCFSFSSARAEAAYLTQRARFFGENEGLDDYMEAREGMHLKNVDFREHILAFPDPAHQPWFSRHRVFWLASAFLLSWPLRVVSEYRTAYVHYHVEKLFGEDEDGGGGGGGGGGPGGRADGVEGGTENGIHPGGIGIGIGLNGTSYRAISRVNTVDMTELEWHIRCNQQMVPSYSEALLMDMDTSGGSNPTASTPISGPPCTTPSQGPNPPPLALPVVFNSAYLLQSCPRCRRTTSSSSLPSRLRAPMGTTALLNATVAGIRAAGQGGGGIGGRLVLSRSGFSLGRLGGGRHNSLFHSRSMGGGLGGSREDGGAGGGGGGGGSSGGGGSGGGGSGGGGGFLGLGSRQDNEETRGVLEGEGDEEEEQEEEEEEARRREDGGRGGRERDEEAEQDSGGGVEVRDGGGGGRERPPSYQDAFFFPVLIIHGEESCHAGDDM is encoded by the exons ACAGCCGCTGGAGTacagaacaaacagctgatcttCTGCACAGGTGCGTAAGAATACGGACGTTTGAGGGAATGTGTGTCAAACTTActtggatttacatttttttgaggTGTGCCTTCTTTAGCAGGCTGCTGTCGGGCCTGTTCAGCAGAACGACGCTCTGCTCCCTGTTGAGTGCTACGTGCTGCTTCTCTGCACTGATG CAGCGGCCAGTGCAGCAGTCTCTGGCCTCCTCCCTGTGCCGGGAGTCCCACTGGAAGTGCCTCCTCCTGACCCTCCTCATGTACGGCTGCTTCGCCACGCTCGCCTGGTGCGCCCTGTGCCGCGTACCCGTCCTCGGCTCCTCCTCCGTGCCTATCCGATCCGACGACAACGCCACCTCGGCGGCCTACTATGACATCCAGCACATGGAGAGTCCGTGCTCCACCGGCTACATCTACATCCCTCTGGCCTTCCTGGCCATGCTGTATGTGGTTTACTTGGTGGAGTGTTGGCACTGCTTCTCCAAGACGGCAATGCTGGCTCATGCCGAATTCCAA GAGGTGTACGAGCGCGTGCAGAGGCTTCAGCAGGCCACGCCCTGCATCTGGTGGAAGGCCATCAGCTATCACTACGTGAGGAGGACCAGACAGGTGACGAGGTACCGCAACGGAGACGCCTACACGACCACGCAG GTCTACCACGAGCGGGTCAACACTCATGCTTCCAGTTCAGAGTTCGACTACGCTCGCTACGGTGTCAAGGACGTATCGAAGGAGCTGCTGGATCTGCAGCTGCACCCTGCTGTTCGCCTCCGCTTCACCAAGTGTTTCAG CTTCTCCAGTGCTCGTGCTGAAGCTGCCTACCTCACCCAG CGAGCGCGCTTCTTCGGGGAGAATGAGGGGCTGGACGACTACATGGAGGCGAGGGAGGGGATGCATTTGAAGAACGTGGATTTCCGTGAACACATCCTGGCGTTCCCAGATCCTGCGCACCAGCCGTGGTTTTCCAGGCACAGGGTCTTCTGGCTGGCTTCTGCTTTCCTGCTGTCCTGGCCTCTGCGGGTCGTGTCAGAATATCGCACAGCATATGTCCACTACCACGTGGAGAAGCTGTTCGGGGAGGACGAGGATGGTGGCGgcggaggagggggtggaggagggccGGGTGGCAGAGCAGATGGGGTCGAAGGGGGAACTGAGAATGGAATCCACCCGGGAGGAATTGGGATTGGAATTGGTCTAAATGGGACGAGTTACAGAGCCATCTCCCGGGTCAACACGGTGGACATGACAGAACTGGAGTGGCACATTCGTTGTAACCAACAGATGGTGCCGAGCTACTCTGAAGCCCTCCTTATGGACATGGACACAAGTGGGGGGTCAAACCCTACAGCCTCCACGCCCATCTCCGGGCCCCCGTGCACCACCCCGAGCCAGGGGCCCAACCCGCCTCCTCTGGCTCTGCCCGTGGTGTTCAACTCGGCTTACCTCCTCCAGAGCTGTCCCCGATGCCGGAGAACCACATCAAGTTCCAGTCTTCCCTCCAGGCTAAGGGCCCCGATGGGAACCACAGCCCTCCTGAACGCCACCGTGGCAGGCATCAGGGCGGCGGGGCAGGGGGGCGGAGGTATCGGAGGGAGGCTGGTGCTCAGTCGGAGCGGATTCTCCCTCGGGAGACTCGGAGGAGGGCGCCACAACAGCCTGTTTCATTCCAGAAGCATGGGAGGAGGGTTGGGAGGAAGCAGGGAGGacggaggagcaggaggaggaggaggaggaggaggcagcagcggAGGAGGTGGAAGTGGAGGCGGAGGtagtggaggaggtgggggattCCTCGGGTTGGGTTCCAGACAGGACAATGAGGAGACCAGGGGAGTGCTagaaggagaaggagacgaggaagaggagcaggaggaggaagaggaggaggcgaggaggagggaagacggcggaagaggaggcagggagagggatGAAGAAGCAGAGCAAGACAGCGGAGGAGGAGTCGAGGTGAGAGACGGTggcgggggagggagggagcgtcCTCCATCCTACCAGGACGCGTTCTTCTTCCCCGTCCTCATCATCCAcggagaggagagctgccacGCCGGAGACGACATGTGA
- the LOC119027229 gene encoding transmembrane protein 151B isoform X3, whose amino-acid sequence MINHPPLSSHTSNTCYASSEVLISRLNHYDSRWSTEQTADLLHRLLSGLFSRTTLCSLLSATCCFSALMQRPVQQSLASSLCRESHWKCLLLTLLMYGCFATLAWCALCRVPVLGSSSVPIRSDDNATSAAYYDIQHMESPCSTGYIYIPLAFLAMLYVVYLVECWHCFSKTAMLAHAEFQEVYERVQRLQQATPCIWWKAISYHYVRRTRQVTRYRNGDAYTTTQVYHERVNTHASSSEFDYARYGVKDVSKELLDLQLHPAVRLRFTKCFSFSSARAEAAYLTQRARFFGENEGLDDYMEAREGMHLKNVDFREHILAFPDPAHQPWFSRHRVFWLASAFLLSWPLRVVSEYRTAYVHYHVEKLFGEDEDGGGGGGGGGGPGGRADGVEGGTENGIHPGGIGIGIGLNGTSYRAISRVNTVDMTELEWHIRCNQQMVPSYSEALLMDMDTSGGSNPTASTPISGPPCTTPSQGPNPPPLALPVVFNSAYLLQSCPRCRRTTSSSSLPSRLRAPMGTTALLNATVAGIRAAGQGGGGIGGRLVLSRSGFSLGRLGGGRHNSLFHSRSMGGGLGGSREDGGAGGGGGGGGSSGGGGSGGGGSGGGGGFLGLGSRQDNEETRGVLEGEGDEEEEQEEEEEEARRREDGGRGGRERDEEAEQDSGGGVEVRDGGGGGRERPPSYQDAFFFPVLIIHGEESCHAGDDM is encoded by the exons ACAGCCGCTGGAGTacagaacaaacagctgatcttCTGCACAG GCTGCTGTCGGGCCTGTTCAGCAGAACGACGCTCTGCTCCCTGTTGAGTGCTACGTGCTGCTTCTCTGCACTGATG CAGCGGCCAGTGCAGCAGTCTCTGGCCTCCTCCCTGTGCCGGGAGTCCCACTGGAAGTGCCTCCTCCTGACCCTCCTCATGTACGGCTGCTTCGCCACGCTCGCCTGGTGCGCCCTGTGCCGCGTACCCGTCCTCGGCTCCTCCTCCGTGCCTATCCGATCCGACGACAACGCCACCTCGGCGGCCTACTATGACATCCAGCACATGGAGAGTCCGTGCTCCACCGGCTACATCTACATCCCTCTGGCCTTCCTGGCCATGCTGTATGTGGTTTACTTGGTGGAGTGTTGGCACTGCTTCTCCAAGACGGCAATGCTGGCTCATGCCGAATTCCAA GAGGTGTACGAGCGCGTGCAGAGGCTTCAGCAGGCCACGCCCTGCATCTGGTGGAAGGCCATCAGCTATCACTACGTGAGGAGGACCAGACAGGTGACGAGGTACCGCAACGGAGACGCCTACACGACCACGCAG GTCTACCACGAGCGGGTCAACACTCATGCTTCCAGTTCAGAGTTCGACTACGCTCGCTACGGTGTCAAGGACGTATCGAAGGAGCTGCTGGATCTGCAGCTGCACCCTGCTGTTCGCCTCCGCTTCACCAAGTGTTTCAG CTTCTCCAGTGCTCGTGCTGAAGCTGCCTACCTCACCCAG CGAGCGCGCTTCTTCGGGGAGAATGAGGGGCTGGACGACTACATGGAGGCGAGGGAGGGGATGCATTTGAAGAACGTGGATTTCCGTGAACACATCCTGGCGTTCCCAGATCCTGCGCACCAGCCGTGGTTTTCCAGGCACAGGGTCTTCTGGCTGGCTTCTGCTTTCCTGCTGTCCTGGCCTCTGCGGGTCGTGTCAGAATATCGCACAGCATATGTCCACTACCACGTGGAGAAGCTGTTCGGGGAGGACGAGGATGGTGGCGgcggaggagggggtggaggagggccGGGTGGCAGAGCAGATGGGGTCGAAGGGGGAACTGAGAATGGAATCCACCCGGGAGGAATTGGGATTGGAATTGGTCTAAATGGGACGAGTTACAGAGCCATCTCCCGGGTCAACACGGTGGACATGACAGAACTGGAGTGGCACATTCGTTGTAACCAACAGATGGTGCCGAGCTACTCTGAAGCCCTCCTTATGGACATGGACACAAGTGGGGGGTCAAACCCTACAGCCTCCACGCCCATCTCCGGGCCCCCGTGCACCACCCCGAGCCAGGGGCCCAACCCGCCTCCTCTGGCTCTGCCCGTGGTGTTCAACTCGGCTTACCTCCTCCAGAGCTGTCCCCGATGCCGGAGAACCACATCAAGTTCCAGTCTTCCCTCCAGGCTAAGGGCCCCGATGGGAACCACAGCCCTCCTGAACGCCACCGTGGCAGGCATCAGGGCGGCGGGGCAGGGGGGCGGAGGTATCGGAGGGAGGCTGGTGCTCAGTCGGAGCGGATTCTCCCTCGGGAGACTCGGAGGAGGGCGCCACAACAGCCTGTTTCATTCCAGAAGCATGGGAGGAGGGTTGGGAGGAAGCAGGGAGGacggaggagcaggaggaggaggaggaggaggaggcagcagcggAGGAGGTGGAAGTGGAGGCGGAGGtagtggaggaggtgggggattCCTCGGGTTGGGTTCCAGACAGGACAATGAGGAGACCAGGGGAGTGCTagaaggagaaggagacgaggaagaggagcaggaggaggaagaggaggaggcgaggaggagggaagacggcggaagaggaggcagggagagggatGAAGAAGCAGAGCAAGACAGCGGAGGAGGAGTCGAGGTGAGAGACGGTggcgggggagggagggagcgtcCTCCATCCTACCAGGACGCGTTCTTCTTCCCCGTCCTCATCATCCAcggagaggagagctgccacGCCGGAGACGACATGTGA
- the LOC119027229 gene encoding transmembrane protein 151B isoform X7 gives MQRPVQQSLASSLCRESHWKCLLLTLLMYGCFATLAWCALCRVPVLGSSSVPIRSDDNATSAAYYDIQHMESPCSTGYIYIPLAFLAMLYVVYLVECWHCFSKTAMLAHAEFQEVYERVQRLQQATPCIWWKAISYHYVRRTRQVTRYRNGDAYTTTQVYHERVNTHASSSEFDYARYGVKDVSKELLDLQLHPAVRLRFTKCFSFSSARAEAAYLTQRARFFGENEGLDDYMEAREGMHLKNVDFREHILAFPDPAHQPWFSRHRVFWLASAFLLSWPLRVVSEYRTAYVHYHVEKLFGEDEDGGGGGGGGGGPGGRADGVEGGTENGIHPGGIGIGIGLNGTSYRAISRVNTVDMTELEWHIRCNQQMVPSYSEALLMDMDTSGGSNPTASTPISGPPCTTPSQGPNPPPLALPVVFNSAYLLQSCPRCRRTTSSSSLPSRLRAPMGTTALLNATVAGIRAAGQGGGGIGGRLVLSRSGFSLGRLGGGRHNSLFHSRSMGGGLGGSREDGGAGGGGGGGGSSGGGGSGGGGSGGGGGFLGLGSRQDNEETRGVLEGEGDEEEEQEEEEEEARRREDGGRGGRERDEEAEQDSGGGVEVRDGGGGGRERPPSYQDAFFFPVLIIHGEESCHAGDDM, from the exons ATG CAGCGGCCAGTGCAGCAGTCTCTGGCCTCCTCCCTGTGCCGGGAGTCCCACTGGAAGTGCCTCCTCCTGACCCTCCTCATGTACGGCTGCTTCGCCACGCTCGCCTGGTGCGCCCTGTGCCGCGTACCCGTCCTCGGCTCCTCCTCCGTGCCTATCCGATCCGACGACAACGCCACCTCGGCGGCCTACTATGACATCCAGCACATGGAGAGTCCGTGCTCCACCGGCTACATCTACATCCCTCTGGCCTTCCTGGCCATGCTGTATGTGGTTTACTTGGTGGAGTGTTGGCACTGCTTCTCCAAGACGGCAATGCTGGCTCATGCCGAATTCCAA GAGGTGTACGAGCGCGTGCAGAGGCTTCAGCAGGCCACGCCCTGCATCTGGTGGAAGGCCATCAGCTATCACTACGTGAGGAGGACCAGACAGGTGACGAGGTACCGCAACGGAGACGCCTACACGACCACGCAG GTCTACCACGAGCGGGTCAACACTCATGCTTCCAGTTCAGAGTTCGACTACGCTCGCTACGGTGTCAAGGACGTATCGAAGGAGCTGCTGGATCTGCAGCTGCACCCTGCTGTTCGCCTCCGCTTCACCAAGTGTTTCAG CTTCTCCAGTGCTCGTGCTGAAGCTGCCTACCTCACCCAG CGAGCGCGCTTCTTCGGGGAGAATGAGGGGCTGGACGACTACATGGAGGCGAGGGAGGGGATGCATTTGAAGAACGTGGATTTCCGTGAACACATCCTGGCGTTCCCAGATCCTGCGCACCAGCCGTGGTTTTCCAGGCACAGGGTCTTCTGGCTGGCTTCTGCTTTCCTGCTGTCCTGGCCTCTGCGGGTCGTGTCAGAATATCGCACAGCATATGTCCACTACCACGTGGAGAAGCTGTTCGGGGAGGACGAGGATGGTGGCGgcggaggagggggtggaggagggccGGGTGGCAGAGCAGATGGGGTCGAAGGGGGAACTGAGAATGGAATCCACCCGGGAGGAATTGGGATTGGAATTGGTCTAAATGGGACGAGTTACAGAGCCATCTCCCGGGTCAACACGGTGGACATGACAGAACTGGAGTGGCACATTCGTTGTAACCAACAGATGGTGCCGAGCTACTCTGAAGCCCTCCTTATGGACATGGACACAAGTGGGGGGTCAAACCCTACAGCCTCCACGCCCATCTCCGGGCCCCCGTGCACCACCCCGAGCCAGGGGCCCAACCCGCCTCCTCTGGCTCTGCCCGTGGTGTTCAACTCGGCTTACCTCCTCCAGAGCTGTCCCCGATGCCGGAGAACCACATCAAGTTCCAGTCTTCCCTCCAGGCTAAGGGCCCCGATGGGAACCACAGCCCTCCTGAACGCCACCGTGGCAGGCATCAGGGCGGCGGGGCAGGGGGGCGGAGGTATCGGAGGGAGGCTGGTGCTCAGTCGGAGCGGATTCTCCCTCGGGAGACTCGGAGGAGGGCGCCACAACAGCCTGTTTCATTCCAGAAGCATGGGAGGAGGGTTGGGAGGAAGCAGGGAGGacggaggagcaggaggaggaggaggaggaggaggcagcagcggAGGAGGTGGAAGTGGAGGCGGAGGtagtggaggaggtgggggattCCTCGGGTTGGGTTCCAGACAGGACAATGAGGAGACCAGGGGAGTGCTagaaggagaaggagacgaggaagaggagcaggaggaggaagaggaggaggcgaggaggagggaagacggcggaagaggaggcagggagagggatGAAGAAGCAGAGCAAGACAGCGGAGGAGGAGTCGAGGTGAGAGACGGTggcgggggagggagggagcgtcCTCCATCCTACCAGGACGCGTTCTTCTTCCCCGTCCTCATCATCCAcggagaggagagctgccacGCCGGAGACGACATGTGA